A stretch of DNA from Cryptomeria japonica chromosome 4, Sugi_1.0, whole genome shotgun sequence:
ATCCAGTGGAACAACAATAGTAGAGGAAGAAGATGAAGCGGGACATTTGGCCTTCAGCTGCAGGGCATAGCGAGGATTCATTGAAGGGTCTTGACCACCACTGCCGCTGAAGTTGTAGAAACGATCTGCACTAAATGATGAACAGTGAGAAACTCCAATAGAGTGCGCCCCTGCAAAAACATGAGCATCATTagtattagatatttaatttttcATACAGTTTAATTAATTATCGAAGGCGTAGGGACAGTAAACCAAGCACCTGAAAGAGTAACCATGTCTTCTTGGGACAAATGCTTTTTGGCAAAGAGTTGTGTCAACTGGTTTACGTCGAATGAAGGAGGTGGCAGATTCCCTCGAGTATCAGATGCGCGAGATATCCTTCCATCTCTTCGTCCTCCCTCGACAGCCCACATTAAACCGCCAGCCTGGACATAGAATTTACTTGGTTAGCATCTTATAAATGTTAGCCTACGATAACTGCTATGTTACTCAATCTTAATGCAAATCTTACTTGGTGAGCGCTATCTCTTGCAGCGAATGCTACTATGTCAGCACAAGAAATCACTCCAGGGCATTTGGCTTCTAGTCTAGATTTTGCTGTATCAATGATGTCGAAGCCCGAAAGGCTGGGATTGTTTGCAGGGGAGTCTTTCTCTGCAATATTTCCTGCTGTGGAGTCGATGAGGATTGATCCATCACAACCCTGCAATAATAAATGTATGTTAGTATAGTAGTCACGTTGATATTAGCTCTGAATAGCTCAAGTAGTGATTCAGAATACTCACTCTCACGAAGCAATCGTGAAAATGCATCCTTATTAGAGCAGCTGCCACACCAGGATTTGCTCTAACAGCTTTGCC
This window harbors:
- the LOC131074044 gene encoding peroxidase 5-like; amino-acid sequence: MTLSFAALILLLSFTSSIVDGAGLKVGYYSNTCPEAEGIISDVVGKAVRANPGVAAALIRMHFHDCFVRGCDGSILIDSTAGNIAEKDSPANNPSLSGFDIIDTAKSRLEAKCPGVISCADIVAFAARDSAHQAGGLMWAVEGGRRDGRISRASDTRGNLPPPSFDVNQLTQLFAKKHLSQEDMVTLSGAHSIGVSHCSSFSADRFYNFSGSGGQDPSMNPRYALQLKAKCPASSSSSTIVVPLDPLTPTKLDVKYYVDLEYKRGLLKSDQTLMSDDATSRLVKINAKYPTTWRRNFGRAMVKMGSIDVLTGSQGEIRRQCRVPN